A DNA window from Streptococcus parapneumoniae contains the following coding sequences:
- a CDS encoding beta-galactosidase: MTRFEIRDDFYLDGKPFKILSGAIHYFRVPPEDWYHSLYNLKALGFNTVETYVAWNLHEPREGEFHFEGALDLERFLQTAQDLGLYAIVRPSPFICAEWEFGGLPAWLLTKDMRIRSSDPAYIEAVGRYYDQLLPRLVPHLLDNGGNILMMQVENEYGSYGEDKDYLRAIRQLMEERGVTCPLFTSDGPWRATLKAGTLIEDDLFVTGNFGSKAPYNFSQMQEFFDEHGKKWPLMCMEFWDGWFNRWKEPIITRDPKELADAVREVLEQGSINLYMFHGGTNFGFMNGCSARGTLDLPQVTSYDYDALLDEEGNPTAKYLAVKKMMATHFPEYPQLEPLYKESMELDAIPLVEKVSLFETLDSLSSPIESLYPQKMEELGQSYGYLLYRTETNWDAEEERLRIIDGRDRAQLYVDGQWVKTQYQTEIGEDIFYQGEKKALSRIDILIENMGRVNYGHKFLADTQRKGIRTGVCKDLHFLLNWKHYPLPLDNPEKIDFSKGWTQGQPAFYAYDFTVQEPKDTYLDLSEFGKGVAFVNGQNLGRFWNVGPTLSLYIPHSYLKEGANRIIIFETEGQYKEEIHLTRKPTLKHIKGENL, from the coding sequence ATGACACGATTTGAGATACGAGACGATTTCTATTTAGATGGGAAACCGTTCAAGATTTTGTCCGGCGCCATTCATTATTTTAGGGTTCCTCCAGAAGATTGGTATCATTCGCTCTATAACTTGAAGGCTCTTGGCTTTAATACGGTAGAGACTTATGTGGCTTGGAATTTACACGAGCCTCGTGAGGGTGAGTTTCACTTTGAAGGGGCTCTGGATTTGGAGAGGTTTCTTCAGACAGCACAAGATTTGGGTCTTTACGCTATCGTTCGTCCGTCACCATTCATCTGTGCGGAGTGGGAATTCGGTGGTTTACCAGCCTGGCTCTTAACCAAGGATATGAGGATTCGTTCATCAGATCCAGCCTATATTGAGGCTGTCGGTCGCTATTATGACCAGCTCTTACCACGATTGGTTCCACATCTGTTGGACAATGGTGGCAATATCCTCATGATGCAGGTTGAAAATGAGTATGGTTCTTACGGAGAAGATAAGGATTATCTGAGAGCAATTCGACAGCTAATGGAAGAGCGTGGCGTAACCTGTCCCCTCTTTACGTCAGATGGTCCATGGAGAGCTACTCTAAAAGCTGGAACCTTAATCGAAGATGACCTCTTTGTAACAGGAAACTTTGGTTCTAAGGCACCTTACAACTTTTCACAGATGCAGGAATTCTTTGATGAGCATGGTAAGAAATGGCCACTCATGTGTATGGAGTTCTGGGATGGCTGGTTCAATCGTTGGAAAGAACCGATTATCACACGGGATCCAAAAGAATTGGCAGATGCAGTTCGAGAGGTTTTGGAACAAGGCTCTATCAATCTCTACATGTTCCACGGTGGTACAAACTTTGGCTTCATGAATGGTTGCTCAGCTCGAGGAACTTTGGACTTGCCACAAGTTACATCTTATGATTACGATGCCCTTCTGGATGAAGAAGGAAATCCAACTGCTAAATATCTTGCAGTCAAGAAGATGATGGCGACACATTTCCCAGAGTATCCACAGTTGGAACCACTCTACAAAGAGAGTATGGAGTTGGATGCTATTCCACTAGTTGAAAAAGTTTCCTTGTTTGAAACCTTAGATAGCTTGTCAAGTCCGATAGAAAGTCTCTATCCTCAAAAGATGGAGGAGTTGGGACAAAGCTATGGCTACCTACTCTATCGAACAGAAACAAACTGGGATGCAGAAGAAGAAAGACTTCGTATCATTGATGGTCGAGATAGGGCCCAGCTGTATGTCGATGGTCAGTGGGTTAAAACCCAATATCAGACAGAGATTGGGGAAGATATTTTCTATCAAGGTGAAAAGAAAGCGTTATCTAGGATTGATATATTGATAGAAAATATGGGGCGTGTCAACTATGGGCATAAGTTCTTAGCGGATACGCAACGTAAGGGAATTCGGACAGGGGTTTGTAAGGATTTGCATTTCTTACTAAACTGGAAACACTATCCACTCCCACTAGACAATCCTGAGAAAATTGATTTTTCAAAAGGATGGACTCAAGGACAACCAGCCTTTTATGCTTATGACTTTACAGTCCAAGAGCCAAAAGATACTTACCTAGACTTGTCTGAGTTTGGTAAGGGAGTTGCCTTTGTCAATGGGCAGAATCTAGGACGTTTTTGGAACGTCGGCCCAACACTCTCGCTTTATATTCCTCATAGCTATCTCAAGGAAGGTGCCAACCGCATCATCATCTTTGAAACAGAGGGCCAATATAAAGAAGAGATTCATTTAACTCGTAAACCTACACTAAAACACATAAAGGGGGAAAACTTATGA
- a CDS encoding PTS sugar transporter subunit IIB yields MTIVGCRIDGRLIHGQVANLWAGKLNVSRIMVVDNEVVNNDVEKSGLKLATPPGVKLSILPVEKAAANILAGKYDSQRLFIVARKPDRFLGLVEAGVPLETLNVGNMSQTPETRSITRSINVVDKDVEDFRKLAEKGVKLTAQMVPNDPISDFLSLLK; encoded by the coding sequence ATGACAATTGTAGGATGCCGTATCGATGGACGTTTGATCCACGGACAAGTAGCCAATCTTTGGGCTGGGAAACTAAATGTTTCACGTATTATGGTTGTAGATAACGAAGTTGTCAACAATGACGTTGAAAAGAGTGGTTTGAAACTTGCGACACCACCAGGTGTAAAATTGAGTATTTTGCCAGTTGAGAAAGCCGCAGCCAATATTCTTGCTGGTAAATACGATAGCCAACGTCTCTTTATCGTGGCTCGTAAGCCAGACCGCTTCCTTGGTTTGGTAGAAGCAGGTGTACCACTTGAAACCCTTAATGTTGGGAATATGTCTCAAACACCAGAAACTCGTTCTATTACACGTTCTATCAACGTAGTGGACAAGGATGTGGAAGACTTCCGCAAACTAGCAGAAAAAGGTGTTAAACTTACTGCTCAAATGGTTCCAAATGATCCAATTTCAGACTTTTTGAGCTTATTAAAATAG